The following proteins come from a genomic window of Lachnoclostridium phytofermentans ISDg:
- a CDS encoding energy-coupling factor transporter ATPase: protein MALLLDNVSYVYGGGTAYEKQALKNINLDIPDGQFIGLIGHTGSGKSTLIQHLNGLMKPSSGAVYFNGADINADGFHKKELRSKVGLVFQYPEHQLFETTVLKDVQFGPKNLNLPQLEIDLRAFDALKMVGITDDLYDASPFELSGGQKRRVAIAGVLAMKPEVLILDEPTAGLDPMGRDEILDQIDKIHNERKITVILVSHSMEDVAKYVDRIIVMNKGEIAFDGTPKTVFSHYKELEKIGLAAPSVTYVMHDLNQMRIPVSTDATTVEEAKLEILDWWKFERKL, encoded by the coding sequence ATGGCGCTTTTACTAGATAATGTAAGCTATGTTTATGGCGGCGGTACTGCTTATGAGAAACAGGCATTAAAAAATATTAATCTTGACATCCCGGATGGACAATTTATTGGTTTAATTGGACATACTGGTTCTGGCAAGTCCACATTAATTCAGCATCTGAATGGATTAATGAAACCATCCAGTGGCGCAGTGTATTTCAATGGTGCTGATATTAATGCAGATGGTTTTCATAAAAAGGAATTACGTAGTAAAGTTGGTTTGGTTTTTCAGTATCCGGAGCATCAGTTGTTTGAAACTACGGTGCTAAAAGATGTTCAGTTTGGCCCTAAAAACTTAAATCTACCTCAACTCGAGATTGATTTAAGAGCATTTGATGCTCTTAAAATGGTAGGTATCACAGATGATTTGTACGATGCGTCACCATTTGAATTATCGGGTGGGCAAAAAAGAAGGGTAGCAATCGCTGGTGTCTTGGCGATGAAGCCTGAAGTATTAATTTTAGATGAGCCGACCGCTGGTCTTGACCCTATGGGACGAGATGAGATTTTAGACCAAATTGATAAAATTCATAATGAGAGAAAAATTACCGTAATATTAGTTTCTCACAGTATGGAGGATGTTGCAAAATACGTTGATAGAATTATTGTTATGAATAAAGGAGAGATTGCCTTTGATGGTACTCCAAAGACAGTATTTTCACATTATAAAGAGCTTGAGAAGATTGGGCTTGCTGCACCATCGGTAACCTATGTCATGCATGATCTTAACCAGATGCGAATCCCGGTATCAACAGATGCGACAACCGTTGAAGAGGCGAAGTTAGAGATTCTTGATTGGTGGAAGTTTGAAAGAAAATTATAA
- a CDS encoding energy-coupling factor transporter transmembrane component T family protein — protein sequence MIRDITIGQYYPSGSIIHRLDPRVKLIGTIVYIVSMFLFDTFWGYLVTGLFLFGIIKASEVPLKYIVKGLKSVIILLLFTVSFNLFLTPGEHILVHFGFIIITTEGIRFAIFMGLRLVLLILGSSLMTFTTTPNELTDGIERLLGFLKVIHVPVHEVAMMMSIALRFIPILLEETDKIMKAQQARGADFETGSLIKRAKAMVPILVPLFISAFRRAGDLAMAMEARCYRGGKGRTKMKPLKYKAKDAVAFCVFVVYIATIIGVDRYLPMF from the coding sequence ATGATTAGAGATATCACGATTGGACAATATTACCCTTCTGGCTCCATCATACATCGTTTAGATCCAAGAGTTAAACTAATTGGGACAATAGTATATATTGTATCCATGTTTCTGTTCGATACATTTTGGGGCTATCTTGTAACGGGGTTATTTTTGTTTGGTATAATTAAGGCATCTGAGGTGCCTTTAAAATATATTGTAAAAGGACTCAAATCCGTAATTATATTGTTACTTTTTACGGTAAGCTTTAATCTGTTTTTAACACCCGGTGAACATATATTAGTGCATTTTGGATTTATCATAATTACAACAGAGGGTATTCGGTTTGCAATCTTTATGGGGCTTCGTTTGGTTTTATTAATCTTAGGTTCCTCCTTAATGACATTTACCACAACGCCAAACGAGCTAACAGATGGAATTGAGCGACTACTTGGTTTCTTAAAGGTGATACACGTACCAGTACATGAGGTGGCTATGATGATGTCCATTGCTCTTCGTTTCATTCCAATTTTATTGGAGGAAACTGATAAGATTATGAAGGCGCAACAGGCACGTGGAGCGGATTTTGAAACGGGTAGCTTAATTAAGAGAGCGAAAGCAATGGTACCGATTTTGGTTCCTTTGTTTATCTCAGCATTTCGTCGTGCGGGTGACCTTGCTATGGCAATGGAAGCACGCTGTTATCGTGGAGGTAAGGGCAGGACAAAGATGAAGCCTTTAAAGTATAAGGCTAAGGATGCGGTAGCATTTTGTGTATTTGTAGTTTATATCGCCACCATCATAGGTGTAGATCGATATTTACCTATGTTTTAA
- a CDS encoding energy-coupling factor transporter ATPase codes for MRMIDAKNLVFEYIRRDEEGNVEAINRALDEVTLDVSEGDFVAILGHNGSGKSTMAKHINAILTPSEGTLYVNGFDTKDEEKIWDIRQSAGMVFQNPDNQIIATVVEEDVGFGPENLGVPTEEIWQRVEESLKAVGMYEYRSHSPNKLSGGQKQRVAIAGIMAMRPKCIILDEPTAMLDPNGRKEVIKTIRDLNKKEKVTVLLITHYMDEVIHADKVIVMDSGKVVMQGTPREVFSQVDKLKKYRLDVPQVTELAYELKKHGMPLPDGILTREEFVEAMMEVRNGAFTR; via the coding sequence ATGAGAATGATAGATGCTAAAAATTTAGTATTTGAATATATTCGACGTGACGAAGAAGGAAATGTTGAGGCGATTAATCGAGCACTTGATGAAGTTACCTTAGATGTTTCAGAAGGTGACTTTGTCGCTATTCTGGGACATAATGGCTCCGGTAAATCCACGATGGCAAAACATATCAATGCTATCTTGACTCCAAGTGAAGGGACACTTTATGTCAACGGGTTTGATACGAAGGATGAAGAAAAAATCTGGGATATTAGACAATCGGCTGGTATGGTATTTCAAAATCCGGACAATCAGATTATCGCAACAGTAGTTGAGGAGGACGTAGGTTTTGGTCCTGAAAATCTTGGCGTGCCAACGGAGGAGATATGGCAAAGAGTAGAAGAAAGTCTTAAAGCTGTCGGAATGTATGAATACCGAAGCCATTCTCCGAATAAATTATCTGGTGGTCAAAAACAGAGGGTTGCAATTGCAGGTATTATGGCGATGCGTCCAAAATGTATTATTTTAGATGAACCGACAGCAATGTTAGACCCGAATGGTAGAAAAGAAGTTATCAAAACGATAAGGGATTTAAATAAAAAGGAAAAAGTAACTGTATTATTGATAACACACTATATGGATGAAGTAATCCATGCGGACAAGGTGATTGTTATGGATTCCGGTAAAGTTGTTATGCAGGGAACACCACGAGAGGTTTTTAGTCAGGTTGATAAGCTAAAGAAATATCGATTGGATGTACCACAGGTAACAGAACTTGCATACGAATTAAAGAAGCATGGAATGCCGCTTCCGGATGGTATTCTAACCAGAGAAGAGTTCGTAGAGGCAATGATGGAGGTACGTAATGGCGCTTTTACTAGATAA